From Toxorhynchites rutilus septentrionalis strain SRP chromosome 2, ASM2978413v1, whole genome shotgun sequence, a single genomic window includes:
- the LOC129770823 gene encoding cuticle protein 19-like, protein MFKIVALVACLAVIVAAIDDHHTDPKYKFEYGVKDGHTKDHKSQWESRDGHEVKGQYTLDEADGTHRVVDYTSDHKAGFQAHVQREGHGKHPHGESYANIDQKH, encoded by the exons ATGTTCAAA ATCGTAGCTCTGGTTGCCTGTTTGGCCGTCATCGTTGCCGCCATCGATGATCACCACACCGATCCTAAATATAAGTTTGAATATGGAGTCAAGGATGGACACACCAAGGATCACAAGAGCCAGTGGGAATCTCGGGATGGACATGAAGTGAAGGGACAGTACACTCTGGATGAGGCTGATGGAACCCACCGTGTCGTTGATTACACCTCGGACCACAAGGCTGGATTCCAGGCTCATGTTCAGCGTGAAGGACATGGAAAGCATCCACACGGAGAGAGCTACGCCAACATCGATCAGAAGCATTAA